The Zerene cesonia ecotype Mississippi chromosome 23, Zerene_cesonia_1.1, whole genome shotgun sequence DNA segment CTCAGTCGGAGTCGTCGTTGACGCTGGAGCGCAGCTTGGAGAGCGTgcggcgcgcggcgggcgTGCCGTCCTCCTCGTCCGACGAGATGACGATGCGCTGGCGCGGCTTCACGCCCGTCGCGCCGCGCGTCATGCGCCGCGCCACGCCCTCCGCGCCTGCTCCTGCGACACCCACACACCTCTATTATGTCTCGATCACGAATCAAGCTCGACCTCCTGGACTAATTTAGCTAATAGTTATAttgttgtgtttgttgttGCTCGGAGAAGGATctagcaatttaaaaaataattaaattcacgtCACGTCACACAGTCCACATTCAGTCATatgttttctaaaattttaatataaaatataattttgacattTCCTGTTCACGATAATCCACAAGATAAACATTAAACCGTGAGCAGATTATCGTGCTTTCCATACACTGAAACATTACAAAGAATCCTCAACCCTTTTCCCGAGACGTAGAGTTCAAATCTCACCGTCGTCCTCCCTCGGCTTGGCCCTCGCCTCCTTCTTGGCGAGCCGCTCCCGCTCCTTGGCGTCCATCTTGGCCTGCTTGATGGCGCGGCACTTCTCCAGCGTGGGCTTGCCCTCGAGTCCGGCGGCCGTCAACAGCTCCTGCATTTTCGCCACNNNNNNNNNNCCTTGGCGTCCATCTTGGCCTGCTTGATGGCGCGACACTTCTCCAGCGTGGGCTTGCCCTCGAGCCCGGCGGCCGTCAACAGCTCCTGCATTTTCGCCACTCGCTCTTTGTTTTTCGTGCAACCTGAAAGTAAGAACGATGccattacatttattgtaaaaaaaaaatattaattttacaacatacagacaagaaataataaaaaaagcgaAAACACAAGTTATCAATACATGTCAAGAATTGCAGTAATAAATGAAGTTTCACTAATttcatctatataaaaatgcaatgattgttcacaaattaattacaagcGGTTGTACAATGTGATTGTAAATAAAGCAGGAATATTACATAAGAAACATTACATTGCAGTGCATCAagcattcaaatattaaaaagaacaaaGAACAGGATACTTCGGCTTCCGCCCCTTATAAATACCATTACGTTTTCACtggcacacacacacatacacattgtGCCAAGCGAAATGCCCTACTGCTGAATTTGCttgtacaatttgtttgtacAGTTGTTTGTATAActattcttgtatatatatataaaagttgcCCACCTTCGACGAGTTTCTTATAATCGAACCGTATGCCAGCCGCCTTGCAGAACTTCTTCATGTCGGTGATGCCGGGCTGCCGCAGCTCGGGCGGCACGGGCGGCCGCCCGCGGCGCCCCGACCCCGCGCccgcccccgccgcccccgcccccgccccgCCCGCCGGCGTCCCGGGGGTCTTGGGCGTGCTGTTCTTGGACCCCTTTGGCCGGCCGGGGCCGCGTTTTAGCGGCGCGTCCTGTGTGAAAACCTTGTTAGTGTATGGCATAGTACAAAAAGCAAACAGAgacagatagatagataatcgTTTGGAATGAACTTACGTCATCACTATCTTCTGAACCGCTCCCCGACGTGCCCGAAGAGTCATCGTCTGATGATGAATCTACTGTCGTCACCTGcaacatgatattatttattcgataCGTGTACAATCACAGTTTAATAGcctaaataaagaaaaaaagcgTGTGCTTGTATTACTATTCTTAATGCTTAAAACACTCCAAGAATTgtatattagtaataaaacaacaaaaaagagcttcgttgttttgtttttaatatggtggtcgagcatgcttcggaaCAAAGTGGgtccggggaagtaccacacacacctacagaagaccggcgtgaaatagcatactgccgtgtttcgttcggtgagtgggggagccggaggctcatatccttttccttacccttcccagtcctttctttattcctctcatcaatcatttcttaattatttttcaattcgaagtcggcaatccatttgtagaggcataaggtttGCAATCAACCTTgtgcctcttcaaatgttcatggacagTGGTAGTAGTTTTAGGAGACCCACCTACTGCTACTTTGCCGACAATGACAAAAGAAAAAGAGGGGACAGGACTATCAATTCCTCCAAGGCGTCGGTCGCCCTTTTCGCGTGTCTGTGCGAGTGGGGGGTGTGGTGGTGGGGTGGTGGAGTGGGGGGTTGTACCTCAGCGCTCATGACGCCGCGCAGCTTGGCGGCGGCCAGCTTGGCGGCGGCGGCCTTCTGCGCGGCGATGTGCGCCGCCTGCGACGCGAGCCGCTCGCGCTCCGCGTTCGCGTCGTAGTAGTTGTACAGCACGGACAGCGGCACCGGCACGTCGCCGAAGTACACCTCGTTGGGGATGTGCGACGAGTCCAGGCAGTCGTCGCTCCACCGCCTGCCGCCATACATCATACCGTCGTACATCGTATCAGTGTTTGCTTTGTGTTCTTGTGCGACAGGAGGTGGCGGTGCTCGGGAGTATAATGCGTTATTTTGATGCTTCATTATAACAAGAATCATACCCTACAAACCCTACAACCAGTCCACCCAAAAGCCTAAAATCCCGTATAGGATAGACCTGTGTCACGTGTACCTTaagtgaaatttatattctttattttattttattttttattttattttaaaaataaaataaaataaaataaaataaaaaataaaataaaatatattctatcaaATAAGACGTGTCTCAAGAAACACGTCTTTAATAACAAGTTATAGGTGGTGGTGATATAGGTGAAAGTGGACCCTATGCGGGATCATCTAACACATAGTACCCAAATCTGCCGCCTAATACCAGTCAACAGAATAAGTCATAAATAACtcgaaattttttttaatgtcaaataGAGTGATACGATTATgtctgaataaaataaaagacaatttatataaatgagcaCTACTTAATCACCAACATTCATCATAATAGACAGCTTTATCAGGTGATTATCAGctgaatacaaattaattagaacaggtatacaaaattaataaatttcattacatgTTGCGGTATGTTATGTTGTGGTGCTGTGCCACAGTGTCGCAATACGGAGTGGGGGAGTGCGATGTTGTGTTCAAATTCAATGTGTTGCGGTGTTGTAATGAGATGTGCTAAGTTATGTTACGTTGTGACGTAATGTGATGTGTTGTGATGCGTTGTGATGTGATGTGTTGTGATGTGACGTGATGTGATGTAACGTGATGTGATGTTATGTGATGTGATGTGATGTGATGTGATGTGATGTAACGTGATGTGATGTTATGTGATGTGATGTGATGTAACGTGATGTGATGTTATGTTATGTGATGTGATGTGATGTGATGTGATGTGATGTGATGTGATGTGATGTGTTGTGATATAACGTGTTGTGTTAAGATACGATACAACGTATTGTGACGTGATGTACTGAGTTACAGTGCGATGCGATGCAGTGTGTTGTGTTACACTATGTTGCGATGCAATGTGTGCGGTGTGCGGTGTGCGGTGTGCGTGCGGGGCGGAGGGCGCACCTGCGGAACTGTATCCCGGAGAAGTCCTTGCGGAAGGGGCGCACGGCGTACTGGTAGGCGGGCGCGCGGGggcgcgcgggcggcgcggcggggcgcggcgcgggcgcgcggGGCGACGCGCCGCCCGCCGGCTTCGGCTTGTTCGTGGAGCCCTTCGGCCGCCCGCGCTTCTTCGGCTGCGGGTTGGTGGTGCACACGTACAGCACATGTATACACTTGTATGTCTGGAGGCGCGACCGGCTCTCCCGACCCCAGCCGCAATGAACTTTCTCGAGTGCATATGCGTCAAATTTGACCCTTTATGGGTCAATTTTTAGGGTCCCAGAGGAATGATGCAGCCTTAAGTGCAATTTCATATTGTTGCCTTGAGCGTTGCCAAGTAACTTTCAGATATACACTAAATTAAATGACTCGACATTCATTCTATTTCTCTTCTCTTAGTAGCAAACACCATTTAAAGACTTATACCATTCTTAGAAAAcatgtttttgataaaattgtttgctTTATATAAAGGTAGAAAACAATACTTATGTgctaatacaaatatattacaacCACTCAGTCTATTCCTTGCCATAATTATTGAAACGGGTTAAGTATTTGACCTATATACAACTCAAAACCCATTTTCTatcaatcattatattaaaaagtgatGAAGCACAATATGTattttcgttaaaatatttccgTACCTCTCCTAATCCCGGCGTGCTGATTTTACCCGGCGTAGCTCCGGGTCGATTTGCATCGGGACTACTGAAAGGTTTCCGCTCTTCATCCctgtaaacattatttttaggttttttatgCGCAAATCCcacctttttaatattttaaatgcgaaaataactGACTGAGATGATATATGTAGAtgaatttggtacaaagataatTTGTGATCCGAGAAAGGACGTAGGATTGTTTTTGTTCCGGACATATGAGGGATATAAGCCAgtacctatataaattattaactaatattctaatatgaaaaataaaaaaaataattcaattacgtAGATGTGAATAgacattatttatagtattgcTCAAACCAATATTATCCAAAAGTGTACCCTGATTTAGTATAATACattgaaacataatataaataagaaacaacTCACGTCTTGTCAGCGGCGGGCGCGCTGCTGTCAGCGGGCCGGGCCTCGCCCAGCTCGCTCGTTGTTTCTGAAAGCGCACACGCATATTGGAGCCAAATCATACAGTACTGCAGTACAGAATTAATGTGcaagtcgagcacgtttcggcacgaattgggccagctcgcaccaggggaagtaccacacccccacagcagaccggcgtgaaatagtagcgtACTACTgcgtttcgtacggtgagtgagggagccggaggcccgttccttttcctcacccttcgtcaatcctttcgtTATCCCCTcctccttaaaagcggacagcgcattcgcagaagcaCTAGCTCTCcgaatgtccatgggcggtggtgatcgtttaccatcaagcAAACCACCAGTAcaattgcccgctatgacataaaaaaagaatgttCACTTATTATGAGagagatatttaaattctttcaataCCAAACATGTGATACATGTTCATATATGATTATGTACAATCCATACCTCCTATTTTATCACCTTCCACCCTGTGTTGAGCTTGACTGTCatctataaaaagaaaaacaaccaaatataacaacaaaccAAATAACTAGGTATTTGCCGTTAagataaaatctataatacaTGCCTTTTGCCTGTGGATCCAATGGTTTTGGTACTTCATGTGGTTTCATAGAAATATctgtaaaaaaagaaacagctTAAAAAAAGGCAACTGATGAAGaagttatattgaatttagaacaatatttttctatcgATAGATGTGAATAATCTAACTGTACGTTAGCTCACCTCGCGGCTTATCGTCCACCCGTAACGCCATATCGTCTGGTTTGAATATATCcgtttttatctttatttttggtTGTTCCAAATCACCAGCCTAGAAtgaaaaagaattatataattattataatattgagttGCATGTTATAGTAAAAACTTTAAAGACCACCATGAATacaacatgattttttttacaatatggTAAGCGGAGGTAagaaaatttcatatgtatCAACATCAAATTAATCTTCATCCCCTCCATACGAAACTGCTGGCAACACATTAGTAAAagccctacctctgcaaatgttcacaACAGGTGGGGATAGCTAACCATCAAGCGACCCACCAGCACGGTTCCCCTCTGCCATTATTAAACCATGGATCCCACGAACCATCATCTCGGCGTCAGGATGCGAGCGCTTCTGCGCGTCGGCCGGCTCCAGCTTGATCTCTGGCTTCAGCTGCTTGATGTCGAGCGGCTTCTGCGCGTCCAGCGGCGGCAGCAGGTGCGGCTGCGGCGGCCACGCCGGCTTGTGCACGCCCACCTCCGGCCCGTAGCCTTGGACTGTGCACAATGGGGGGCTCTTTACGAACTGTACGCATGTGGCAGCAGGGAatacgataaataatataaatcttacaTCTAGGACTACATACAAAAGAGAGCTGTGTTATTCACAAACTTTGGAACGGCCGCGGcgagaatttgtattttaatctcGTATATCTAATACATAACCTCACCTAACAATAAATCTCGATTGAGTGTTTTTCTAGGACTTTTTACACTATTACAGCGTATGAGAGCTTCATGAGAGTAACCAATAATTGGACACGGAATTTCTTCCGTCCATACcctttaaatataacagatGAAAACACAGAATTAGCATGGaatttccatataaataaaacctagGGCCGGGCGGGTTATTATAACGTCTTAAAGCAGGAGAAATTCCAGTGGGAAAGAGACAGAGCAATATGGATCTCCATAGCGCCATCACTCTCCCAAACTGGAATCATCCCCGCTTTAAGACCTGTCTCACGATCAATATGATATGCATACTGATACATGAaaattgcaatgtaatttgcTCAAACAGCTTCATCAGGCCCGTGACCTACAGAAATAGTAATTGAGGTTTGTCGGCTGACTGACCACCGTTAGTATCAGCGTCGATGATTCATTGAGCGAATCAAAGCCGTGTGAAGGCATGCGCGAACGAAACACCAGACGAACGACGCACGCACATCTAACAAATGAATGTTAATGATGaatagttttgttttgtttttcggctatataatgatataatcaCCAAGACTTATcccattatattatgaatatgcTCATGAAGGGCTTTCTTTCCTTCTTTATAGTGGTAAATGCATGATAATATACTATCATCGATACATTATACATTCAGTCATATgagttacaataattttattttctttatgcaTTGTGGGCTAAACAGTCTAATAAGTATGCAAGAATGTACAATATCACAAAGGAATTTGCTATTAGGTAGCAGTTAGCACCCATATTCTATTGGTTCACAATAACATTCATGCCAGTTCTGCTCATATCCAACATACAATAGGAAGGAACGAGAGATGCTAACATATTACTGTGCTATACTGATTTAAACGCCTTTCTGACATAGATCTAGATTTAAATTACTaagttaaaatgataataataatagatgatATTTTGATTGGTAATAGCAATTACAATTATCAAATTACCATCACAACTTTctgtgtaaattttaatatatttaatgtcatGTCAATTGTAAGACAAACTTCAGGCAATTACATTGGAAGAGGTTCACAAGTTTTATACAGATTGGTTGAATAACCGATTGAAGATATTCCGATAGGATATTTCATTAACTAGCGTTCCGccgttattttaataaattattaaaccttACATATTACGCACTCGcgaatttaattgaaactcaTACTTGTCTAAGACCATATTAAACTTTTCCAAAATGTTCCCAGTGGTTTTTACACTATTCACgcatatacaaacaaacagattaTTTCCgtctataaaatttcaatattgcatagtaatttaaatatctaacatACAGTAGTGGTCTGGTTACTGTTTTATGATCTGCATTGATTAGGATCAGGAGGACAAAGAGTAGAATATCTTAGAAAAAGAGAAAGATTCTACcatgatactttttttttcataataagaaCCTTACTTGTGACTtgacaaaaacattaataaagcAATACATTCGATATTTCGTTTGGTTATTTGCcttattgcattatattttattattcagatACTTTGAATTGGATATGTTTAAGATGTTGTTCTAAATGTGATAGTATCCAAAAATCAATCTCTTTGTTTGAAGAGTGTGAAACTCAAACTGATCacttgttttttgtttgtttctataAGTGTGCTGTGGATTTTGATCCAGTCTAAACAgacagattgaattcaaactttaGTCACTCATCAAGGAtcatacataacaataaattcatgTGGTGATCTTATTATCCTGGTTAGGATtgtcaggattaaataattttcttacttttCTGTATTAGAGCATGcgagacaatttagttaataCTATACGTcaagtgtatatttttatttaaactatatttattgctatctGACTAGACAGATATTAATGTGACACACTTTCGTATTCACCATCAGGTATTTGTTAATTCACAAAAATTCCACTCAACTactgttaattttttctttcatgaGAAACTCCTAATGATTAATACAACTAGAAACTAAAAGAATATTTGTACATGTATGTAgtaatgtattattgtaaagtgtcattattacaaacatatatatttccaACTATAGTAACATCAATTGGatgcaaatatttgaaattcccATTCCATTCCCAAAATTCGAGATTCCCAAAAACAATGATGGTTCTCAATTCAAGtcattcaatatatttctGAAGGTGATATAAAATGTGCTATATAGTCccgtttgtttattgttatgatGGCAATAATTTTTNNNNNNNNNNNNNNNNNNNNNNNNNNNNNNNNNNNNNNNNNNNNNNNNNNNNNNNNNNNNNNNNNNNNNNNNNNNNNNNNNNNNNNNNNNNNNNNNNNNNNNNNNNNNNNNNNNNNNNNNNNNNNNNNNNNNNNNNNNNNNNNNNNNNNNNNNNNNNNNNNNNNNNNNNNNNNNNNNNNNNNNNNNNNNNNNNNNNNNNNNNNNNNNNNNNNNNNNNNNNNNNNNNNNNNNNNNNNNNNNNNNNNNNNNNNNNNNNNNNNNNNNNNNNNNNNNNNNNNNNNNNNNNNNNNNNNNNNNNNNNNNNNNNNNNNNNNNNNNNNNNNNNNNNNNNNNNNNNNNNNNNNNNNNNNNNNNNNNNNNNNNNNNNNNNNNNNNNNNNNNNNNNNNNNNNNNNNNNNNNNNNNNNNNNNNNNNNNNNNNNNNNNNNNNNNNNNNNNNNNNNNNNNNNNNNNNNNNNNNNNNNNNNNNNNNNNNNNNNNNNNNNNNNNNNNNNNNNNNNNNNNNNNNNNNNNNNNNNNNNNNNNNNNNNNNNNNNNNNNNNNNNNNNNNNNNNNNNNNNNNNNNNNNNNNNNNNNNNNNNNNNNNNNNNNNNNNNNNNNNNNNNNNNNNNNNNNNNNNNNNNNNNNNNNNNNNNNNNNNNNNNNNNNNNNNNNNNNNNNNNNNNNNNNNNNNNNNNNNNNNNNNNNNNNNNNNNNNNNNNNNNNNNNNNNNNNNNNNNNNNNNNNNNNNNNNNNNNNNNNNNNNNNNNNNNNNNNNNNNNNNNNNNNNNNNNNNNNNNNNNNNNNNNNNNNNNNNNNNNNNNNNNNNNNNNNNNNNNNNNNNNNNNNNNNNNNNNNNNNNNNNNNNNNNNNNNNNNNNNNNNNNNNNNNNNNNNNNNNNNNNNNNNNNNNNNNNNNNNNNNNNNNNNNNNNNNNNNNNNNNNNNNNNNNNNNNNNNNNNNNNNNNNNNNNNNNNNNNNNNNNNNNNNNNNNNNNNNNNNNNNNNNNNNNNNNNNNNNNNNagtaaaaaatattgtacatacaCATACCCATGTGTGACTGGGCCATATGCAGCTGCGCTTGTTGTTGTGGTGGAAAAGTCTGGTGATGTGCATAGTTCTGGTGAGCTGGTGGTGCGTAGGACAAATTTTGGGGGGCGTAACCTCCCGGGGGCGGAGGGCCATATGCTGCAAAGGCATCCGGCGGCGGGTAATGCGTGTTATAAGCACCGGCATACGGCTGATATGGTATCTGATGACCATTATCTAGAAATCATAACAACGCCGTATTATCAATCGTATCAGCTATTTCCCGCGCAAAACTTTAGTTACACAACATACCTATGTAATTTAGCGGCAATCCGTTACCCTGGACAACGCCGTGTCCCGGCTCGGCCTCCATCCGCAATCGTTTCTGATTCATTGCCCTTTCCGCTTCATAATTCATCTTGGTCACTAGAAACAAAAGCCCATTACAATAGCACCACTTTTACACACAACATCGTCCATTAAATCAACGTAATATTGCAAAAGACGCGTTTATTTTGTAGTTTCGCGTTAACTATGACAGACGCCAACCGGACGCTAGCACTAAACACAGGTTATACGCTTTGCAAAAGCAAACATAGCGTACCTTTGTTGGTCActgattattattgattttagttTATAGAGTCACTCGCAACTGTCTGCACTATGTATTGGTACATAATCGAGCCCACTGTTGATTCAAAATATCTGTTGCTATGAAAATATGcactaaataattacttttaatgacAGTGAAATCAGAAAAAAACACAAGTGAAGCGGAGttggtgtattttttttaatcatttttaatattttttttgtaacatgGTAATaccattttcattaaatttgtatcaatctgattaaataaattatttataaaatatgattttattttggatGGAGTTTAACGATTTTGCTGTGGATCGATGTATAACATATTTCGTATATAActcaacaatttaaaaaaatgcatatttttcaaaattattattgtcaaagttaacagtatttaattaaatttattgcaattattaCGCGTGGATAAATTCAAGGATCTTCAAACTTGAGCATTCAATTTTCAGTATGATCGTATCACAAGTCACAACTATTAGTGTTGTCATATTAAGTactatttttagaaattttgtcTTATCTGTGACAAgcttattttttgtatcaattaccattttattatctgttttgTAAACTAAACTGATGTTTATAACTCAACGTGCGATGTCGTTTTTGCTATGTTTGCAGTTTATTCTTTAGATTTTGGAGTTTTAGAGAAATTCGTATCAATgtgatttattacaatataatcattaacatttctattattaactgctgtaatataaaatattactagtGCATGTGGAACATTCCGCAACGAGTTTATTCATTTTCCTCGTATTGTACGGTAGGTATTTTACATTTCTGCATGTCTAAGGTATTTTATAGCCTCAACAAGTATGAAATCTGGTATTTGTCTGGTTACCTATTTTGATACACTTTCCCTCTCTTGAAAGATTAACCAGTTCCAAATTCTTCATACAAATGGCTATTCGCTTGAAAATCgtgaatataaatacatttgaatggAATTAAACACAGTAATATCATAGATAGGTActattacaataattcaattatttcatattgtttgaatacaattttactGTTACTTTTAAAGCATTCTTACGTTGTTAAAAGTGGGTAACATGTTTTAACCATAAGCATACcttaatacatttagaaaaagTCATCAAGAAATTCTAAATATCCACCTTAACATAAACAGTTCAATACGATACAATGaactgtttgttttataaagcatatttCTTTACTATTTAGTTAGCTTTTGAATTACTTGTGTAGTAATACTTTAATAGTAATTACcggatatattattaaaataactattttctttttacaaaaaaggtcTCCAACATCCTTGAGGGATCCAAATtatcaaatgacaacaatatcCTATCAAACACAGAAAACAATCATGACAATTGGTTCCAAACCCAAGGAATTATTGATttgcaagaaaaaaaaattatatccaaattaaaattagaataagCAACCAATATATTgtgatgataatttataataataaattaactggacaaaaataatattttttgtccaGTTTTCATGtacataaaagttattaattaatatagaatgtataaaaaaatagagatatatttcatgctatttttttcttaattgcaGATATAAACTCTAATCATGTTCAAAAATGAAGAAATTCACATCTTTCCGCAACCAGAAGCAGATGATATACTGTAAGCacttttagattttttgaGTCTTCTACTAacctaaaaatattgaaatgaaatgtatgtatagTTGCTTTATTACTTATTGAAGATAATGTGTAAGATTTtataccatttttttattcactgcATTACTTtctcatacatattttactaaatatttatcataaaattatttacgtaaCAATTGCATCAtgctatacaaaaatatacatgttttGAAAATGTCTGTAAGTTTTCTTACATAAGAATTGTTGAATATATTTGGATAAGATTTAATGTTATAGAAGAGACCTTGGAAAAggacatattatgtaaatttttaattgtaatttatgaatttcaaaaatgtacTTAAAAAATGAGATATAAATTGTTGTGATATAAACTTTGTCTGTTAGAAAATACAAAAGGTAAATTAAGGAGAATGTTTCGGAGACCtgaatattaatgtttcaGTGTCCTGTGAGTGACCCATGCCAGCTTCACACCGGTTCATGTGTTatacataaaccttcctcttgaattactcGTTCTATTAAACACCTGCGTCTATATGTGCTCAAtcgttttaaagatctaagcatattCATAGAGATATACAAAGTGTAGGAAGTGATTTTTAACTGTACTATGTAGTGTGTAGTGAAAActgttatgtttaaatttttcttatatgatTGTTCaactataaatcaaataaattaaagaaaaggacaattgcttttaattacttatagcttaaaataaatgtactgcttataaacaatagaaattgG contains these protein-coding regions:
- the LOC119836282 gene encoding HIRA-interacting protein 3-like isoform X1, whose product is MNYEAERAMNQKRLRMEAEPGHGVVQGNGLPLNYIDNGHQIPYQPYAGAYNTHYPPPDAFAAYGPPPPGGYAPQNLSYAPPAHQNYAHHQTFPPQQQAQLHMAQSHMGMFQGYGPEVGVHKPAWPPQPHLLPPLDAQKPLDIKQLKPEIKLEPADAQKRSHPDAEMMAGDLEQPKIKIKTDIFKPDDMALRVDDKPRDISMKPHEVPKPLDPQAKDDSQAQHRVEGDKIGETTSELGEARPADSSAPAADKTDEERKPFSSPDANRPGATPGKISTPGLGEPKKRGRPKGSTNKPKPAGGASPRAPAPRPAAPPARPRAPAYQYAVRPFRKDFSGIQFRRRWSDDCLDSSHIPNEVYFGDVPVPLSVLYNYYDANAERERLASQAAHIAAQKAAAAKLAAAKLRGVMSAEVTTVDSSSDDDSSGTSGSGSEDSDDDAPLKRGPGRPKGSKNSTPKTPGTPAGGAGAGAAGAGAGSGRRGRPPVPPELRQPGITDMKKFCKAAGIRFDYKKLVEGCTKNKERVAKMQELLTAAGLEGKPTLEKCRAIKQAKMDAKERERLAKKEARAKPREDDGAGAEGVARRMTRGATGVKPRQRIVISSDEEDGTPAARRTLSKLRSSVNDDSD
- the LOC119836282 gene encoding HIRA-interacting protein 3-like isoform X2; translation: MNYEAERAMNQKRLRMEAEPGHGVVQGNGLPLNYIDNGHQIPYQPYAGAYNTHYPPPDAFAAYGPPPPGGYAPQNLSYAPPAHQNYAHHQTFPPQQQAQLHMAQSHMVQGYGPEVGVHKPAWPPQPHLLPPLDAQKPLDIKQLKPEIKLEPADAQKRSHPDAEMMAGDLEQPKIKIKTDIFKPDDMALRVDDKPRDISMKPHEVPKPLDPQAKDDSQAQHRVEGDKIGETTSELGEARPADSSAPAADKTDEERKPFSSPDANRPGATPGKISTPGLGEPKKRGRPKGSTNKPKPAGGASPRAPAPRPAAPPARPRAPAYQYAVRPFRKDFSGIQFRRRWSDDCLDSSHIPNEVYFGDVPVPLSVLYNYYDANAERERLASQAAHIAAQKAAAAKLAAAKLRGVMSAEVTTVDSSSDDDSSGTSGSGSEDSDDDAPLKRGPGRPKGSKNSTPKTPGTPAGGAGAGAAGAGAGSGRRGRPPVPPELRQPGITDMKKFCKAAGIRFDYKKLVEGCTKNKERVAKMQELLTAAGLEGKPTLEKCRAIKQAKMDAKERERLAKKEARAKPREDDGAGAEGVARRMTRGATGVKPRQRIVISSDEEDGTPAARRTLSKLRSSVNDDSD